From Roseisolibacter agri, a single genomic window includes:
- a CDS encoding N-acetylglucosamine kinase, producing MSVIVVGLDGGGSKTRVVVADETGRALGTIEGPASAVRPGGVEHSADVIAACVRDALAHAGMEHVAPKVLYAGVAGVGREPEREALWQALVSREVAEDVAVHPDAMIALDDAFAEGAGVLLIAGTGSVAFGRGPDGTFQRCGGWGPNLGDEGSGAWIGRRALNIATGSSDGREPETALTDALLTAIEADDPTALIPWAAQATPGQLAQLAPVVFRVAATGDLRANTLLSLAVEELVLHVRTLARRLFVDERAAIPVALAGGLLARGGPLRKRLEHRLKTAVPGAQLRQEDVDPARGAVRGALRLLGVELA from the coding sequence ATGAGCGTGATCGTGGTGGGGCTGGACGGCGGCGGCTCCAAGACGCGCGTCGTGGTGGCCGACGAGACCGGGCGCGCCCTCGGCACGATCGAGGGCCCCGCGTCGGCCGTGCGCCCGGGCGGCGTTGAGCACTCGGCCGACGTGATCGCCGCCTGCGTGCGCGACGCGCTCGCGCACGCAGGCATGGAGCACGTCGCGCCGAAGGTGCTGTACGCGGGCGTGGCGGGCGTCGGCCGTGAGCCGGAGCGCGAGGCGCTCTGGCAGGCGCTCGTGTCGCGCGAGGTGGCGGAGGACGTGGCCGTGCATCCCGACGCGATGATCGCGCTCGACGACGCGTTCGCGGAGGGCGCGGGCGTGCTGCTGATCGCGGGCACGGGCTCGGTGGCGTTCGGGCGCGGTCCCGACGGCACCTTCCAGCGCTGCGGCGGCTGGGGCCCGAACCTCGGCGACGAGGGGAGCGGCGCCTGGATCGGGCGGCGCGCGCTGAACATCGCCACGGGCTCGTCCGACGGCCGCGAGCCGGAGACGGCGCTCACGGACGCGCTGCTGACGGCGATCGAGGCCGACGATCCGACCGCGCTCATCCCGTGGGCCGCGCAGGCGACGCCGGGCCAGCTCGCGCAGCTGGCGCCCGTCGTCTTCCGCGTGGCGGCGACCGGCGACCTGCGCGCCAACACGCTGCTCTCGCTCGCGGTGGAGGAGCTGGTGCTGCACGTGCGCACGCTCGCGCGGCGCCTGTTCGTCGACGAGCGGGCGGCGATCCCGGTCGCGCTGGCGGGTGGCCTGCTCGCGCGCGGCGGCCCGCTGCGCAAGCGGCTGGAGCACCGCCTCAAGACCGCGGTGCCGGGCGCGCAGCTGCGGCAGGAGGACGTCGACCCCGCGCGCGGCGCAGTGCGCGGCGCGCTGCGTCTGCTGGGCGTCGAGCTGGCGTAG